A genomic stretch from Myxococcota bacterium includes:
- a CDS encoding Rrf2 family transcriptional regulator encodes MKIGKGVEWAAHTCALLALLPPGAALSGEALADFLGVPTPYLAKQLQALSRAGIVEAKRGAAGGYWLARPPERVSLWDVTAALEGSEPSFRCTEVRRSGPCGASPAECAGPCTIAAAFRHAEEGYRQALASVPLTEVVAGVARDATSARKQRIRAWIDQNAALPA; translated from the coding sequence ATGAAGATCGGAAAGGGCGTCGAGTGGGCCGCCCACACCTGTGCGCTGCTCGCCTTGCTGCCGCCGGGCGCCGCCCTTTCCGGGGAAGCGCTGGCCGACTTCCTGGGCGTGCCCACCCCGTACCTGGCGAAGCAGCTCCAGGCCCTGAGCCGGGCGGGGATCGTCGAGGCGAAGCGCGGCGCGGCGGGCGGCTACTGGCTGGCCCGCCCCCCCGAGCGCGTGTCGCTCTGGGACGTCACCGCCGCGCTCGAAGGCAGCGAGCCGAGCTTCCGCTGCACCGAAGTGCGGCGCAGCGGCCCCTGCGGCGCGTCGCCGGCGGAGTGCGCGGGTCCGTGCACGATCGCGGCGGCGTTCCGGCATGCCGAGGAGGGCTACCGGCAGGCCCTCGCGTCGGTCCCGCTCACCGAAGTGGTCGCCGGCGTCGCCCGGGATGCGACGTCCGCGCGAAAGCAGCGCATCCGCGCGTGGATCGATCAGAACGCGGCGCTGCCCGCCTGA
- a CDS encoding DoxX family membrane protein yields the protein MLQEDRLPNHSALTLAARFLFTGVFFLSGITHFTNVGRYVALMPEAIPFREFWVLVSGVVELAGAAMILFDWRPRLGGWLIVLFLLPVTVTVHGYEMLYAEGEAMRAIQQASFLKGFALIGAALFITQVGASHRPVPAAR from the coding sequence ATGCTCCAGGAAGACCGACTCCCGAATCACTCCGCCCTCACCCTGGCCGCGCGTTTCCTGTTCACGGGGGTGTTCTTCCTGTCGGGCATCACGCACTTCACGAACGTCGGCCGCTACGTCGCGCTGATGCCCGAAGCCATTCCTTTCCGTGAGTTCTGGGTCCTCGTCTCGGGCGTCGTCGAGCTGGCGGGCGCCGCCATGATCCTCTTCGACTGGCGCCCCCGCCTCGGGGGCTGGTTGATCGTGCTCTTCCTGCTTCCCGTCACCGTCACCGTTCACGGCTACGAGATGCTCTACGCCGAAGGCGAGGCCATGCGCGCCATCCAGCAGGCGTCGTTCCTGAAGGGGTTCGCCCTGATCGGCGCGGCCCTGTTCATCACACAGGTGGGCGCCAGCCACCGTCCGGTGCCGGCGGCGCGCTGA
- a CDS encoding Spy/CpxP family protein refolding chaperone, translating into MRIRTIVGIVVGLLFIVPAAYADAPLKSKLGLDVDQAKVVSEIQAKYRKQKRSVRQDLNRESRKLRRARSANDSETIAQQEPIVAGLEGQMREQIRAEDDEIRKVLSPEQLEKFEAYLQVRDDMVGSSRDVRVGKN; encoded by the coding sequence ATGCGTATTCGAACCATCGTGGGAATCGTCGTTGGCTTGTTGTTCATCGTGCCGGCCGCATATGCGGACGCGCCGCTCAAGAGCAAGCTCGGGCTCGATGTCGACCAGGCGAAGGTCGTCTCGGAGATCCAGGCGAAGTACAGGAAACAGAAGCGCAGCGTGCGCCAGGATCTGAACCGCGAGTCCCGGAAGCTACGGCGCGCGCGCTCGGCCAACGACAGCGAGACGATCGCGCAGCAAGAGCCCATCGTGGCGGGCCTCGAGGGGCAGATGCGCGAGCAGATCCGCGCCGAGGACGACGAGATTCGCAAGGTGCTCAGCCCCGAGCAGCTCGAGAAGTTCGAGGCCTATCTGCAGGTGCGGGACGACATGGTCGGGAGTTCCCGCGACGTCCGCGTGGGCAAGAACTAG
- a CDS encoding PaaI family thioesterase, which yields MADVEFVRGLGIETVLSEDGRCEMALEVEERHFSTAERVHGGVFFTLLDTAMGRAVISKLPEGRGCATIEAKINFFRPVQTGRLVAVGRCVNLSKRLAYTEAELVDAEGRSIAKASGTFMLTDTYRQADRERV from the coding sequence ATGGCGGACGTCGAATTCGTGCGGGGCCTGGGCATCGAAACGGTGCTCTCCGAGGACGGACGCTGTGAGATGGCCCTGGAGGTCGAGGAGCGTCACTTCAGCACCGCCGAGCGTGTTCACGGCGGCGTGTTCTTCACGCTGCTCGACACGGCGATGGGCCGCGCGGTGATCTCGAAGCTTCCGGAGGGTCGTGGCTGCGCGACGATCGAAGCGAAGATCAACTTCTTCCGGCCGGTCCAGACCGGCCGCCTCGTGGCGGTCGGGCGCTGCGTGAACCTCTCCAAACGACTCGCCTACACCGAGGCCGAGCTCGTCGACGCCGAGGGGCGTTCGATCGCCAAGGCGTCGGGCACCTTCATGTTGACCGACACCTACCGTCAGGCCGACCGCGAGCGCGTCTGA
- a CDS encoding PQQ-binding-like beta-propeller repeat protein translates to MISFSSIRVLPMAAAAIGLLPSLAQAEPPFANGPGYARTTWAAVHGDSRNSDYVPVRLPTTMKPTWHVLEGSGSWTAPSVAPDGRLFVTTGRGRGTSHLHAISPEGAIVWESDVYEDDTQLGPGAVTSAPIIGDDGDVYVGDADQFWAFHPDGRVKWVTEVSTLGVAGPFVTGIFIGGHVGGVSVHGQVVLLSRADGSLAVPVLELPGGASPDGPPVPDWLWEPGLMDRETRERAERILLGYRYEVTNSPAVHPETGRIYLLAGGRSLEEGLFYGIDLADGALRIAFETVTDPGTGTSPAISADGERVFAFDGEGNVMAFDATTGEVLFTTPIGGVPASPSVDNDGSVYALARERLVKLDGRSGEVLWERNYDDLARRHLPTVSSWWPFVVSGVPTSAIDSVVTITEDVIWTSVVMGWDMNVFGRAFFHPRNTRLVSLDPATGDLLTDYPIPDTSEGGISVGHQGQLYLDILAIQASIAAGAPYRWLLPEAMQTPPPTGGIVAFEPVTGDEAP, encoded by the coding sequence ATGATTTCCTTTTCGTCGATTCGCGTTCTCCCGATGGCCGCAGCCGCCATCGGACTGCTGCCCTCGCTGGCCCAGGCCGAGCCGCCCTTCGCGAACGGCCCGGGCTACGCGCGCACCACCTGGGCCGCCGTGCACGGCGACTCGCGCAACTCGGACTACGTCCCCGTGCGGCTGCCCACGACGATGAAGCCGACTTGGCACGTGCTCGAAGGCTCGGGGAGCTGGACGGCACCTAGCGTGGCGCCCGATGGCCGACTCTTCGTCACCACCGGTCGCGGTCGCGGCACGAGCCACCTGCACGCCATCTCACCCGAGGGAGCCATCGTGTGGGAGAGCGACGTGTACGAGGACGACACCCAGCTCGGGCCCGGCGCCGTGACCAGCGCGCCGATCATCGGGGACGACGGTGACGTCTACGTCGGCGACGCAGACCAGTTCTGGGCCTTCCACCCCGACGGCCGCGTGAAATGGGTGACCGAGGTATCGACGCTGGGCGTCGCTGGCCCCTTCGTCACCGGCATCTTCATCGGAGGTCATGTGGGAGGCGTGAGCGTCCACGGCCAGGTGGTGCTGCTCTCGCGCGCCGATGGATCCCTCGCGGTGCCCGTGCTCGAGCTGCCGGGCGGTGCCAGCCCCGATGGCCCTCCAGTTCCCGATTGGCTGTGGGAACCCGGCTTGATGGATCGCGAGACCCGCGAGCGCGCCGAGCGCATCCTGCTCGGCTATCGCTACGAAGTCACGAACTCGCCGGCGGTGCATCCGGAGACCGGGCGCATCTACCTGCTCGCCGGCGGACGCAGCCTCGAAGAAGGCCTCTTCTACGGCATCGACCTCGCAGACGGTGCGCTTCGCATCGCCTTCGAAACCGTGACCGACCCCGGGACGGGAACCAGCCCCGCCATCTCTGCCGATGGGGAACGCGTCTTCGCCTTCGACGGCGAAGGCAACGTCATGGCCTTCGATGCGACGACGGGCGAAGTGCTCTTCACGACCCCGATCGGCGGCGTCCCGGCGTCCCCCTCGGTCGACAACGACGGCAGCGTCTACGCGCTCGCGCGGGAACGCCTCGTGAAGCTCGACGGTCGCAGCGGCGAGGTGCTCTGGGAACGGAACTACGACGACCTGGCACGACGCCACCTGCCCACGGTCAGCTCCTGGTGGCCCTTCGTCGTGAGCGGGGTGCCGACCAGCGCCATCGACAGCGTCGTCACCATCACCGAGGACGTGATCTGGACGAGCGTCGTGATGGGCTGGGACATGAACGTGTTCGGACGCGCCTTCTTCCACCCGCGCAACACGCGGCTCGTCTCCCTCGACCCCGCGACGGGCGATCTGCTCACCGACTACCCGATCCCGGACACCAGCGAAGGCGGCATCAGCGTCGGACACCAGGGTCAGCTCTACCTCGACATCCTGGCGATCCAGGCGTCGATCGCGGCCGGCGCTCCCTACCGCTGGCTCCTGCCCGAGGCGATGCAAACGCCCCCGCCCACCGGCGGGATCGTGGCCTTCGAGCCCGTCACCGGAGACGAAGCGCCTTAG
- a CDS encoding thioredoxin family protein, with translation MFQEPAPVSVPRSNPRAQRVRLSALRALTLVGVLLTLALPALAAPGPTGEAALGVDDARVRAELVVDADRVAPGDRVRVGVLLTLDPGWHIYWENPGDSGAATQIAWNAPQGEVGPLRWPAPHVFREADGLLTTYGYKDEVLLHAEARVVPAASDAWNLEAQVRFVACLTACIPGRIELAHAVPVGETRTPAEVSVRQRFDLAASRVPQRPRALQANVAARAAKPTAVDEPVAVVLEISSCTEAGADCRPWILDTPYADQAFLPLEASDVGFSAQGLARAPQAGVDGDETRGFSLVLHAESFEGEQALDGMRLRGIVPLARADQAAHLAVDIPLVVDANEASAGTFDVIAALPSAPDEPKATEAPQPDSPSLAFALLLGLVGGLILNLMPCVLPVLAIKIFAVTQLAQAERGHAVRHGLAYLAGIVASMWALAAVVIALRSAGAAVGWGFQLQNPIFLAAICTILVVFAMNLFGAFEITLQPSGPDLGPAVGPPATSRSFFEGTLAVAVATPCTAPFLGTAVGFAFASSGLVIVAIFTAIGIGLAAPFVLVTVVPGWSRFVPRPGAWMLRVRQALAFALLATVMWLTWVAGRAAGVDTQSLLLAYLVVVAFLAWLFGIAQAAARTGWARSLAAATLAFVVGALAILPFDAAPPPDTRDRVADSGDGIAWVAFDPAAIARERAAGRPVFVDFTADWCITCKVNETVVLSQDAVRNELERWNYAVFKADWTRRDDRITRALGTWGRAGVPMYLVYPADPAKSPELLPELLTLDDTVEALAAAGREAGI, from the coding sequence ATGTTCCAGGAACCCGCACCGGTGTCGGTGCCCCGATCCAACCCTCGCGCGCAGCGCGTTCGCCTCTCGGCGCTACGCGCGCTGACGCTCGTGGGGGTGCTGCTGACCCTGGCCCTCCCCGCTCTCGCAGCGCCCGGGCCGACCGGCGAGGCGGCCCTGGGCGTCGACGATGCGCGGGTCCGCGCCGAGCTCGTCGTCGACGCGGACCGCGTGGCGCCCGGCGATCGCGTTCGCGTCGGGGTCCTGCTCACCCTGGATCCGGGCTGGCACATCTATTGGGAGAATCCGGGCGACTCGGGCGCCGCCACCCAGATCGCCTGGAACGCTCCCCAGGGCGAGGTCGGACCGCTCCGCTGGCCGGCACCACACGTGTTTCGCGAAGCGGACGGCCTGCTGACGACCTACGGCTACAAGGACGAGGTATTGCTGCACGCCGAGGCGCGCGTCGTGCCAGCTGCGTCGGACGCCTGGAACCTCGAAGCCCAGGTCCGCTTCGTCGCGTGCCTCACCGCCTGCATTCCGGGCCGCATCGAGCTCGCGCACGCCGTTCCCGTCGGCGAGACGCGTACGCCCGCGGAGGTCTCGGTTCGCCAGCGCTTCGACCTCGCGGCGTCCCGGGTGCCGCAGCGTCCGCGCGCGCTCCAGGCGAACGTCGCCGCCCGCGCTGCGAAGCCGACCGCGGTCGACGAACCCGTTGCGGTCGTGCTCGAGATCAGCTCCTGCACGGAAGCCGGTGCGGACTGCCGCCCCTGGATCCTCGACACACCCTACGCCGACCAGGCGTTCCTCCCCCTCGAGGCGTCGGACGTGGGCTTCTCGGCGCAAGGGCTCGCGCGCGCGCCGCAAGCGGGCGTGGACGGTGACGAGACCCGCGGCTTCTCGCTCGTCTTGCACGCCGAGTCCTTCGAAGGGGAACAGGCGCTGGATGGCATGCGCCTGCGCGGCATCGTTCCGCTCGCCCGCGCCGACCAGGCGGCGCACCTCGCGGTGGACATCCCGCTCGTCGTCGACGCCAACGAAGCGTCCGCCGGGACCTTCGACGTGATCGCCGCCCTGCCCTCGGCCCCCGACGAGCCGAAGGCCACCGAGGCGCCGCAGCCCGATTCCCCGTCGTTGGCTTTCGCGTTGCTGCTCGGGCTGGTCGGCGGGTTGATCTTGAACCTGATGCCCTGCGTCCTGCCCGTGCTCGCGATCAAGATCTTCGCCGTCACCCAGCTCGCCCAGGCCGAGCGCGGGCACGCCGTGCGACACGGCCTCGCCTATCTCGCCGGCATCGTCGCGTCGATGTGGGCGCTCGCCGCGGTCGTGATCGCACTGCGTTCGGCAGGAGCTGCGGTCGGCTGGGGCTTCCAGCTCCAGAACCCGATCTTTCTGGCGGCGATCTGCACGATCCTCGTCGTGTTCGCGATGAACCTCTTCGGTGCGTTCGAGATCACGCTGCAACCGTCCGGACCGGATCTCGGGCCCGCGGTCGGACCCCCGGCGACCTCGCGAAGCTTCTTCGAGGGCACCCTCGCCGTCGCCGTCGCGACGCCGTGCACCGCGCCGTTCCTCGGAACGGCGGTGGGCTTTGCCTTCGCGAGCTCGGGGCTGGTGATCGTGGCCATCTTCACTGCGATCGGAATCGGCCTCGCGGCGCCCTTCGTGCTGGTGACCGTCGTGCCGGGCTGGTCCCGCTTCGTCCCGCGCCCCGGCGCCTGGATGCTCCGCGTGCGCCAGGCGCTCGCCTTCGCCCTCCTCGCCACCGTGATGTGGCTGACCTGGGTGGCAGGACGGGCCGCGGGCGTCGACACCCAGTCCCTGCTGCTGGCCTACCTGGTCGTCGTCGCGTTCCTGGCGTGGCTCTTCGGAATCGCCCAGGCAGCAGCGCGCACCGGCTGGGCCCGCAGCCTGGCCGCCGCGACACTCGCCTTCGTCGTCGGGGCGCTCGCCATCCTGCCCTTCGACGCGGCGCCGCCCCCGGACACCCGAGACCGCGTCGCCGACTCCGGCGACGGGATCGCCTGGGTGGCTTTCGACCCCGCCGCGATCGCGCGCGAACGCGCAGCGGGCCGCCCCGTGTTCGTCGACTTCACCGCCGACTGGTGCATCACCTGCAAGGTCAACGAGACCGTCGTGCTCTCGCAGGACGCCGTCCGCAACGAGCTCGAGCGCTGGAACTACGCGGTCTTCAAGGCCGACTGGACCCGGCGGGACGACCGGATCACCCGCGCGCTGGGAACCTGGGGCCGCGCCGGTGTGCCGATGTACCTCGTGTATCCCGCCGACCCCGCGAAGTCGCCCGAGCTGCTCCCAGAGCTCTTGACCCTCGACGACACGGTCGAAGCTCTCGCGGCCGCAGGGCGAGAAGCCGGCATCTGA